Below is a window of Flavobacterium sp. CFS9 DNA.
ACATCCACATCTAGTACCTCTGCAATTTTTCTTAGAACCTCAACACTTGGTTGTGTGTTATTATTGCAATAGTTTGTTACTACCACATAACTCTTTTCAATTTTTTCGGCTAACCATGTTTGTGTTCTTCCTTGTTCTTTAAGTACTTCTTTAATCCTGTTCATTTTGATATCAGCCATTAATCTATTGCGTATAATGTTATTTAACATAGAAAGTTATTGCTTATTGATAGCTTTTCTATTAGAGTGTTAAATTATGATATAAAAATGTATTGTAAAATATTGTAATTTAGTATATATTTGTATTAAAATTTGATATATTTTTTATGAAAACGAAGAAAGGAAAGCAAGATTGGAGAATTGTATCAGAAATTGAACTGATTTACAAAACCAAAGTAAAAGCCTCAGAACGACCTCAGATCACTTCGTCTAAAGCAACTTACAAGTTGGCTTTGCAATCGTGGAATCCAAATAAAATTGAGTTTTTAGAGCAGTTTAAAGTTCTTTTGCTCAACAAGGCCAATAGAGTGCTGGGAATTTATGAAGCATCAACAGGAGGTATAACAGCAACTACCGTTGACCTTAGATTATTGTTTACTGCGGCACTTAAAGCAAAAGCAACTGCTCTTATTATGCTTCACAATCATCCATCAGGCAAAGCATTTCCTTCTACTGCCGATAAAGTGATGACTAAAAAAGTTAAAGATGCAGGTACTATTTTGGACATTGAAGTAGTAGATCATTTGATCATTACCCGGGAGAGCTATTATTCTTTTGCAGATAATGGTATTATGTGAACAGTCCGAAAGTTCCGTATTTGAGTATAAAATTACCATTGCTATCGCTAGCGCGAGTGTCTCGCTCGTGCGCGTTTCAATTGGCTTTTGAATTTCTTTAAGTTCACGAGCGGGACGCTCGCGCTAGCGGAGGGCTTGTAGGGTGTGTTACCAGCTGTAGTTAGTCAAACATTTCAATTCTAAACAATTCGTC
It encodes the following:
- a CDS encoding helix-turn-helix transcriptional regulator, which gives rise to MNRIKEVLKEQGRTQTWLAEKIEKSYVVVTNYCNNNTQPSVEVLRKIAEVLDVDVRELLVPTK
- a CDS encoding JAB domain-containing protein gives rise to the protein MKTKKGKQDWRIVSEIELIYKTKVKASERPQITSSKATYKLALQSWNPNKIEFLEQFKVLLLNKANRVLGIYEASTGGITATTVDLRLLFTAALKAKATALIMLHNHPSGKAFPSTADKVMTKKVKDAGTILDIEVVDHLIITRESYYSFADNGIM